The following coding sequences lie in one Maribacter forsetii DSM 18668 genomic window:
- a CDS encoding rhodanese-like domain-containing protein — MKILNYKLLLCVFTFLSLSQKGISQDKISKALKSWNKGTIPYVYFDNMPTFDSIAFLDTREKEEFEVSHLENALWVGYKKFNEQVVLETITDKDQPIIVYCSIGVRSEDIGEQLKELGYTNILNLYGGIFDWKNKGGEVFNDQEIATDSVHAFSKHWGKLLHEGIKVY, encoded by the coding sequence ATGAAAATACTAAATTATAAATTATTACTCTGTGTATTTACCTTCCTTTCTTTATCGCAAAAAGGGATAAGTCAAGACAAAATTTCCAAGGCTCTAAAATCTTGGAACAAGGGAACGATACCTTATGTTTATTTTGACAATATGCCTACGTTCGATTCTATCGCGTTTTTGGATACAAGGGAAAAAGAAGAGTTTGAGGTTAGCCATCTAGAAAATGCTCTATGGGTAGGTTATAAAAAATTTAACGAACAAGTAGTGCTTGAAACCATAACAGATAAGGATCAACCCATAATCGTATACTGCTCTATAGGTGTACGCTCTGAAGATATAGGCGAACAATTAAAAGAATTAGGCTATACCAATATTCTCAATTTATATGGTGGTATTTTTGATTGGAAAAATAAAGGAGGCGAAGTTTTTAACGACCAAGAAATTGCTACTGACAGCGTTCATGCTTTTAGCAAGCATTGGGGCAAACTTTTACACGAAGGTATAAAGGTTTATTAA
- a CDS encoding TIGR04282 family arsenosugar biosynthesis glycosyltransferase codes for MGILQNNKTEKDEKIIDFTLANSNNLLLIFTRNPELGKGKRRLAATIGDQAALDIYKFLLNHTVSITKNLYTEKQVYYSEEIWENDIWDNQKYDKKIQIGDDLGDRMANAFQEGFQNDYQKIIIIGSDMLDLSQENLENAFKALEKNDFVVGPADDGGYYLLGMKKFMPELFKNKTWGTETVLKDTLADLEHESTALLESKNDVDYYEDIKDIDAFKPFLKHINL; via the coding sequence TTGGGAATACTACAAAACAATAAAACAGAGAAAGACGAGAAAATTATAGATTTCACTCTCGCAAACTCAAATAACCTTTTGCTTATTTTCACTAGAAACCCAGAATTGGGTAAAGGAAAAAGGCGTTTAGCCGCTACCATTGGTGACCAGGCTGCATTAGATATTTATAAATTCTTATTAAACCACACCGTATCCATCACCAAGAACTTATACACAGAAAAACAGGTGTATTATTCTGAAGAAATTTGGGAAAACGATATTTGGGATAATCAGAAATATGATAAAAAAATTCAAATAGGCGACGACTTGGGTGATCGTATGGCAAATGCTTTTCAAGAAGGGTTCCAAAACGATTATCAAAAGATTATCATTATCGGCAGCGATATGCTTGATTTATCTCAAGAAAATCTAGAGAATGCTTTTAAAGCTCTGGAGAAAAATGATTTTGTAGTGGGTCCGGCTGATGATGGCGGATATTATTTATTGGGTATGAAAAAATTTATGCCTGAACTTTTTAAAAATAAAACTTGGGGCACTGAAACGGTTCTAAAGGATACTTTAGCTGATCTAGAACATGAAAGCACCGCACTTTTAGAATCAAAAAACGATGTAGATTATTACGAGGACATAAAGGATATTGATGCCTTTAAACCCTTTTTAAAACATATAAATTTATGA
- a CDS encoding purine-nucleoside phosphorylase has product MMKDELLESVAYLKNKGFDNPEIGIVLGTGLGKLVDSVEDPIEAHYNHIPFFPLATVEFHTGKLVYGTISGKKVVVMQGRFHLYEGYDFLDITYPIRVMHMLGISKLFISNAAGAVNLDFKKGDMMLIEDHINLQGGSPLAFKGVSEFGERFADMSEPYDLDMRNKLTTIAKDLNISLKSGVYASVVGPQLETRAEYRMIKLIGADAVGMSTVPEVIVANHLSLPIVAVSVLTDECDPDNLKPVDIAEIISIAEKTEPKMVKLFQELIKQL; this is encoded by the coding sequence ATGATGAAAGATGAACTTTTAGAATCTGTAGCATACCTTAAAAATAAAGGTTTTGACAATCCAGAAATTGGTATTGTTCTAGGCACAGGTTTAGGAAAACTAGTGGATAGTGTAGAAGACCCTATTGAGGCGCACTACAATCACATTCCGTTTTTTCCACTGGCAACCGTAGAATTCCATACAGGCAAATTGGTTTATGGAACTATTTCCGGTAAGAAAGTAGTTGTCATGCAAGGTCGTTTTCACCTGTATGAAGGTTATGACTTTTTAGATATTACCTACCCAATTCGTGTTATGCACATGTTGGGCATTTCAAAACTTTTCATATCTAATGCAGCTGGTGCGGTAAACCTTGACTTTAAAAAAGGTGATATGATGTTGATAGAAGACCACATTAATCTACAAGGTGGTTCGCCATTGGCATTTAAGGGTGTCAGTGAATTTGGAGAACGTTTTGCAGATATGTCAGAGCCTTATGACTTAGATATGCGTAACAAATTAACCACTATTGCCAAAGACCTAAATATATCATTGAAGAGCGGTGTATACGCTTCTGTTGTTGGACCGCAGCTAGAAACCAGGGCAGAATACAGAATGATTAAATTAATTGGTGCAGATGCCGTAGGTATGAGTACCGTACCAGAAGTTATCGTTGCCAATCATTTATCGCTACCCATTGTTGCGGTTTCTGTTTTAACTGACGAATGCGACCCAGACAATCTAAAACCAGTTGATATCGCTGAAATTATTTCTATTGCAGAAAAGACCGAACCTAAAATGGTGAAGTTATTTCAAGAATTAATTAAGCAATTGTAA
- a CDS encoding TIGR04283 family arsenosugar biosynthesis glycosyltransferase, whose product MSTHQPTISIIIPVLNEEKYIKDVLFAISNKSGTDRIKEILVVDGGSTDLTVTNAQKYGATVINSDKGRAAQMNLGAANATGDVLYFIHVDTLPPKDFDGAILNEIDQGFEVGCFQMQFNSNSPFLKFFGWCTRINHQICRGGDQSLFITSKLFQQLKGFNESYVIYEDNEFIRRVYKLKPFKIISSAVTTSARRYEERGMVKLQYHFGMIHLKYYLGANPIELYQYYLKYIAA is encoded by the coding sequence ATGAGTACTCACCAGCCAACCATAAGTATTATCATTCCGGTATTGAATGAAGAAAAGTACATTAAAGATGTACTTTTTGCCATTTCCAACAAATCAGGCACTGACCGAATTAAAGAAATACTTGTGGTTGATGGTGGCAGTACCGACCTTACCGTAACCAATGCTCAAAAATATGGAGCAACGGTAATTAACAGTGACAAAGGGCGAGCTGCACAAATGAACCTTGGCGCTGCAAATGCAACTGGCGATGTTCTTTATTTTATACATGTAGATACGCTACCTCCAAAAGATTTCGACGGCGCTATTTTAAACGAAATTGACCAAGGTTTTGAGGTAGGTTGTTTTCAAATGCAATTTAATAGCAATAGTCCTTTCTTAAAATTCTTTGGTTGGTGCACACGCATTAACCATCAAATTTGTCGTGGCGGTGACCAGTCGCTTTTCATCACCAGTAAACTATTTCAACAACTTAAGGGTTTCAATGAAAGTTATGTTATTTACGAAGACAACGAATTTATTAGAAGAGTTTACAAACTAAAACCTTTTAAGATTATATCTTCTGCCGTAACCACTTCCGCACGACGTTATGAAGAACGAGGCATGGTTAAATTACAATATCATTTTGGTATGATTCATTTAAAATATTATTTAGGCGCTAACCCAATAGAACTTTATCAATATTACTTAAAATATATAGCTGCCTAA
- a CDS encoding Kelch repeat-containing protein, with amino-acid sequence MKTKVLQILLLTSLTFFIISCDKDETKETETEQQEQEEIEEPEEEVTEDPSIVLAQERESVLSSLTNNDQKVWKISEAVLTNDSGTFDISNNFNVTDDELVFTNEVFVSSKTDFNGTLEWRPGNFIETEATTLEETMVDYYESPFTTSFDFVGESSSDLESPGFTFTYLDESTITGTVLGEGSSTIAITLTPKTANDYVQAPTEALSFSTAFSYPSNAVSGFSPGMIGSNSSNSIFIVTREGDMRGSEAVDPERITRFDNETGTLTDKLFFQSDFVSKQLHIIDNKLKVVGGQYINTYDQDLQTDPISSSYDGQIALSRHGSAVINDEIFIVGGSLGDTQNIGDEIYKWDDLNSSLTIETIMPEARSGARAEIVQNKLYVFGGTKEAFGQNAKNSIYIYDFESRVMSTETMPSALHFTYTGKYENLIIVSGQIKSFTDDADGDGNPNGFLTQNGNDPYIGVYNTLNNEFTELTTNLTSPENETIHSMAVINGKIYILYGQQEEVAEGEFQNWDVLVADLN; translated from the coding sequence ATGAAAACTAAGGTATTACAAATCCTCTTATTAACATCATTAACATTTTTCATCATAAGTTGTGATAAGGACGAAACTAAAGAAACCGAAACTGAACAACAAGAACAAGAAGAAATAGAAGAGCCTGAAGAGGAGGTAACGGAAGACCCTTCTATTGTACTTGCGCAAGAACGCGAGTCTGTTTTAAGTTCATTAACAAATAATGACCAAAAAGTATGGAAGATCAGTGAAGCAGTTTTAACCAACGATTCCGGCACATTTGACATTTCAAATAATTTTAACGTTACCGATGATGAACTTGTTTTTACCAACGAAGTTTTCGTTAGTTCAAAAACAGACTTTAACGGTACATTAGAATGGAGACCTGGAAACTTTATAGAAACAGAGGCCACAACACTAGAAGAAACCATGGTCGATTATTATGAATCTCCGTTTACAACTTCATTTGATTTTGTTGGAGAAAGCAGTTCAGATCTAGAAAGCCCAGGTTTTACATTTACCTATTTAGATGAAAGTACCATAACGGGAACTGTTTTAGGCGAAGGATCATCAACCATCGCAATTACTCTTACCCCTAAAACAGCTAATGATTATGTGCAGGCACCTACAGAAGCACTTTCATTTTCCACTGCTTTTTCATACCCTTCTAACGCCGTTAGTGGCTTCTCCCCGGGGATGATAGGCTCTAACAGTAGTAACAGTATTTTCATAGTGACTAGAGAAGGTGATATGAGAGGGTCTGAGGCTGTTGACCCCGAGCGTATTACTAGATTTGATAATGAAACCGGCACCCTAACGGATAAACTATTTTTTCAATCAGATTTCGTATCAAAACAACTTCATATTATAGACAATAAACTAAAGGTAGTCGGTGGTCAATATATAAACACCTATGACCAAGATTTACAGACAGATCCAATCAGTTCTTCGTATGATGGACAAATTGCATTATCCAGACATGGTTCTGCCGTAATTAACGATGAAATTTTCATTGTTGGTGGATCCCTTGGCGACACACAAAATATTGGTGATGAAATTTATAAATGGGATGATTTAAATTCATCACTTACAATTGAAACCATAATGCCAGAAGCTAGAAGTGGAGCCCGAGCAGAAATAGTACAAAACAAACTATATGTTTTTGGTGGTACAAAAGAGGCCTTTGGTCAAAATGCCAAAAACTCCATTTATATTTATGATTTTGAATCTCGAGTAATGAGCACTGAAACCATGCCTTCAGCATTACACTTTACTTATACCGGAAAATATGAAAACCTAATTATAGTAAGCGGTCAAATAAAATCATTTACAGATGATGCCGATGGCGACGGTAACCCTAATGGTTTTTTAACGCAAAATGGCAACGACCCTTATATAGGCGTATATAACACTTTAAATAATGAGTTTACTGAATTGACTACCAATTTAACCAGCCCTGAAAACGAGACTATTCACTCTATGGCCGTAATCAATGGAAAAATATATATTCTTTATGGTCAACAAGAAGAAGTGGCTGAAGGAGAATTTCAAAATTGGGATGTATTGGTAGCAGATTTAAATTAG
- a CDS encoding N-acetylmuramoyl-L-alanine amidase family protein — MFLSVFCFGQDSLKTVTAEPGDGILSLIRKQGVDPYEVFDEFVTLNIENLRDSVHLIAGRTYVMPDVKLDTVAIVDSLQIQAKEVKEIESASYAIFGEKYKTVIEKSERLKGNVYYLVSGHGGPDPGAMGMYAGKAIAEDEYAYDITLRLAKELMAHGAEVYIIIQDENDGIRDERVLEIDHDEVAYPDKTIPLNQLARLKQRVDIINDLYKDNRGKYQRLIVTHVDSRSENQNIDVFFYHHEKSKNGEKLAESIHKTFGAKYKKYQPNRTYSGTFEDRTSLYLVKKTHPAMAYIEIGNIRNKKDQVRILDPDNRQALAKWISEGVLLDFEGE, encoded by the coding sequence ATGTTTTTAAGTGTTTTTTGCTTCGGGCAAGATTCGCTGAAGACCGTTACGGCAGAACCTGGTGACGGCATTTTATCGCTGATTAGAAAGCAAGGGGTAGACCCGTACGAAGTATTCGATGAGTTTGTGACATTGAATATCGAAAACTTAAGGGATAGCGTTCATTTAATAGCAGGTAGAACTTATGTAATGCCAGATGTAAAATTAGATACGGTGGCTATTGTTGACTCATTGCAGATTCAGGCAAAAGAAGTAAAGGAGATAGAGAGTGCTTCTTATGCTATTTTCGGAGAAAAATACAAAACCGTAATTGAAAAAAGTGAGCGTTTAAAAGGTAATGTGTACTACTTGGTAAGCGGTCATGGAGGTCCTGATCCCGGTGCCATGGGTATGTATGCCGGCAAGGCAATAGCAGAAGATGAATATGCTTATGATATTACGCTGCGCTTGGCAAAAGAATTAATGGCTCATGGTGCTGAGGTTTATATCATCATACAAGATGAAAATGATGGTATTAGAGATGAACGAGTTTTAGAAATTGACCATGACGAAGTAGCGTATCCTGATAAAACAATTCCTTTAAATCAGTTGGCGCGGTTAAAACAACGCGTAGATATTATCAATGATTTATATAAAGATAACAGAGGTAAATATCAGCGCTTGATCGTTACCCATGTAGATAGTAGAAGCGAAAATCAAAATATAGATGTTTTCTTTTATCACCATGAGAAAAGCAAGAACGGAGAAAAACTAGCGGAAAGTATTCATAAAACGTTTGGAGCCAAGTACAAGAAATATCAGCCTAATAGAACGTACTCAGGTACTTTTGAAGATAGAACCTCGCTGTATTTGGTAAAGAAAACGCACCCTGCAATGGCATATATTGAGATTGGGAATATTAGAAATAAAAAAGATCAGGTCAGGATCTTAGATCCAGATAATCGTCAGGCTCTTGCAAAATGGATTAGTGAAGGGGTATTGTTGGATTTTGAAGGGGAGTAG
- a CDS encoding DUF547 domain-containing protein produces the protein MMNRIVIQTLFFLLMVTSVSAQDVATFFSKSDSFFKEYVVDGKVKYAAIKNNPEALKEALSSAKSISVSKSNATTYQSFWINAYNLLVIDGIVKNYPLKSPLDVAGFFDKTKHEIAGKSVTLNGIENDLLRAQFPAEARFHFVLVCAGLGCPPIINTAYKPSTIDGQLQKQTVLALNNPNFIKVNKNKVQISQLFEWYKGDFEQKGSTVDFINTYRKEQLPENTKVSYYPYDWSLNETK, from the coding sequence ATGATGAATAGAATTGTTATACAGACTTTGTTTTTCCTTTTAATGGTTACCAGTGTTTCTGCACAAGATGTAGCTACCTTTTTTAGCAAGAGCGATAGTTTTTTTAAGGAGTACGTTGTTGATGGTAAAGTAAAGTATGCAGCTATTAAAAATAACCCAGAAGCTTTAAAAGAGGCATTGAGTTCTGCTAAGAGTATATCGGTTTCAAAATCAAATGCAACAACATATCAATCTTTTTGGATCAATGCTTATAATCTACTTGTTATAGATGGTATCGTTAAGAATTATCCATTAAAATCACCTTTAGACGTAGCTGGATTTTTTGATAAGACAAAACATGAAATAGCAGGTAAGTCTGTAACCTTAAACGGTATTGAGAATGATCTGTTAAGAGCACAGTTTCCAGCAGAAGCAAGATTTCATTTTGTATTGGTATGCGCAGGTTTAGGGTGCCCGCCAATTATAAACACGGCTTACAAGCCTAGCACAATAGATGGTCAATTGCAGAAGCAAACCGTTTTGGCTTTGAACAATCCTAACTTTATAAAAGTAAATAAGAATAAAGTACAGATTTCTCAATTATTTGAGTGGTACAAAGGAGACTTTGAACAAAAAGGAAGTACTGTAGATTTTATCAATACCTACAGAAAAGAACAATTACCAGAAAATACGAAGGTTTCTTACTATCCTTACGACTGGTCTTTGAACGAAACTAAATAA